In Thermodesulfobacteriota bacterium, a single genomic region encodes these proteins:
- a CDS encoding WbqC family protein, with translation MIVTTHQPTFLPWPGFFFKAMKVDCMVLLDDVQFPRGRGWVNRNRLKNKQGEMWLTVPVWKKGRGLQIIQNVEICNESDWQRNHLLSIQQHYANAPYLDEYLSILESIYRENNNLLVELNLQMIKFNWEKLSLKTELYLQSDLGVSGKGTELIINICKHLSSDSYLTFPIVEKHLDVPLMNKSGIQIKFVSFNPPVYPQLWGDFIHNLSTLDMLFNCGEKSKEIISKT, from the coding sequence ATGATTGTCACAACTCACCAGCCGACCTTCTTACCATGGCCGGGATTTTTCTTTAAGGCGATGAAGGTCGACTGTATGGTTTTACTCGACGATGTACAGTTTCCTCGTGGGCGTGGATGGGTCAACCGTAACCGTCTAAAAAATAAGCAGGGTGAGATGTGGTTGACGGTACCAGTCTGGAAAAAGGGACGAGGGCTTCAGATAATTCAAAATGTGGAAATATGCAATGAGTCAGACTGGCAAAGAAATCACCTACTCAGTATTCAGCAACATTATGCGAATGCTCCATATCTCGATGAATACCTGTCAATATTGGAATCGATTTATCGTGAGAATAATAACCTACTAGTCGAGTTAAATTTGCAAATGATCAAATTCAATTGGGAGAAGCTTTCACTGAAAACCGAATTGTATCTTCAGTCTGACCTGGGGGTGAGCGGAAAGGGTACTGAGTTAATCATAAATATTTGTAAACATCTAAGTTCAGATTCCTACCTAACTTTTCCCATCGTCGAAAAACATCTTGACGTTCCACTAATGAATAAATCAGGAATACAAATCAAATTCGTGAGCTTTAACCCGCCAGTCTATCCTCAGCTCTGGGGGGATTTCATTCATAATCTCTCGACGCTTGATATGCTGTTTAACTGCGGTGAGAAAAGTAAGGAAATTATTTCTAAGACATAA
- a CDS encoding oxidoreductase family protein → MKITNPLHPQEITAEWITFALRAGGVINQAIVRNVKKEILGGGKGFLSSVVRVSLDYDRVDKDAPKSVVVKIEPESDTFRKFGDELNAFQREIRFYKEVASNVPIRLPILYFSVDEAPAYSMVMEDLSSYTPGDQVIGMHRDQVMATVEILAKLQARYWDNIALERLRWMPTTNAIGIDYQEKWGSFVEHFGSYVEKKGLEVGERLGNSISWLEKEIEGRPKTIVHTDLREDNLLFGNPNSDEAILILDWQLAIRSIGVFDVARIIGGSELPSERSGHQFEVLRRWYDALIREGVRDYSWEDAVRDFRLGALELLCFPVHFHVGLIGSEGRSMELAQAICGRVFSSAVEIDAASVLPSL, encoded by the coding sequence ATGAAAATCACAAATCCTCTTCATCCCCAGGAAATTACGGCTGAGTGGATCACTTTTGCCCTCAGGGCAGGTGGAGTTATTAATCAGGCAATTGTTAGGAATGTAAAGAAGGAAATTCTAGGGGGTGGTAAAGGCTTCTTGAGCAGTGTCGTCCGAGTGAGTCTCGATTATGATAGAGTGGATAAGGATGCGCCGAAATCAGTTGTAGTTAAGATCGAGCCTGAATCAGATACTTTCCGTAAATTTGGGGATGAATTAAATGCATTTCAGCGAGAAATCCGCTTCTATAAAGAAGTGGCGAGCAATGTTCCGATTCGACTTCCAATTCTTTACTTCTCGGTTGACGAAGCTCCTGCTTACTCGATGGTTATGGAGGACCTGAGCTCTTACACGCCAGGTGATCAAGTAATCGGTATGCATAGGGACCAGGTCATGGCTACTGTTGAGATATTAGCGAAACTTCAGGCGAGATACTGGGATAACATTGCACTCGAGAGACTCAGATGGATGCCTACTACAAATGCCATAGGTATAGACTATCAGGAAAAGTGGGGATCATTTGTTGAACACTTTGGCTCGTACGTGGAGAAAAAGGGGCTTGAAGTGGGTGAGAGACTAGGAAATTCGATATCCTGGCTTGAGAAAGAGATAGAAGGACGGCCGAAAACCATAGTGCATACTGATCTGAGGGAGGACAACCTATTATTTGGAAACCCAAATTCTGATGAGGCTATCCTAATTCTGGATTGGCAGCTTGCAATTCGTAGCATAGGTGTCTTTGATGTAGCCCGGATTATCGGTGGGAGCGAGCTACCCTCAGAGCGTAGCGGTCATCAATTTGAGGTGCTTCGTCGTTGGTATGATGCTCTTATAAGAGAGGGAGTTAGGGACTATTCCTGGGAAGATGCTGTTCGCGATTTCCGCTTAGGAGCCCTTGAGCTTTTATGCTTTCCAGTTCATTTCCATGTTGGCTTAATTGGAAGTGAAGGCCGCAGCATGGAGCTTGCACAGGCAATATGCGGGCGCGTATTTTCGTCCGCGGTTGAAATAGATGCCGCATCAGTCTTGCCATCATTGTAA
- the cysC gene encoding adenylyl-sulfate kinase, producing METKIRSFVKTLSWRVTATITTIIVALAITRRIDIAIQIGLLEALLKMLVYFIHERSWAKITFGIHEKKPLVLWFTGLSGSGKSQISQAVYEKFQKRRIRVEYFNGRKIREIFPEIGYSPENRKEHIGKICSLVKILENNNTSVIGSFESPFEETRNYLRINLINYVEIYVRATLDYCISNDDRGLYRKAMSGELDNFVGVSIEYEEPKNPEIIIDAENQSIKESTEQILKYLEKNKFLQ from the coding sequence ATGGAGACAAAGATTAGGAGTTTCGTGAAGACGTTATCGTGGAGGGTAACAGCCACTATTACAACTATTATAGTTGCTCTGGCGATTACGAGAAGGATTGATATAGCTATACAAATCGGGTTGCTTGAGGCTCTTCTAAAAATGTTGGTATATTTCATTCATGAAAGGTCTTGGGCAAAAATCACTTTTGGGATTCATGAAAAAAAGCCATTAGTCTTGTGGTTCACCGGTCTTTCGGGAAGTGGCAAGTCTCAAATTTCACAAGCAGTATATGAGAAATTTCAAAAGAGGAGGATTCGGGTTGAATATTTTAATGGGAGGAAAATACGCGAAATTTTTCCAGAAATTGGATATTCTCCCGAGAACAGGAAAGAACATATCGGCAAGATATGTTCGTTAGTTAAGATACTTGAAAATAATAATACAAGCGTCATAGGATCGTTCGAAAGTCCCTTTGAGGAAACAAGAAATTATCTGCGAATAAACCTAATTAATTATGTAGAAATATACGTTCGTGCAACTCTCGATTATTGCATAAGTAACGATGATCGAGGATTATACAGGAAAGCGATGAGCGGGGAGCTCGACAATTTTGTAGGAGTCTCGATAGAATATGAGGAACCTAAGAATCCGGAAATAATAATTGATGCTGAGAATCAATCTATAAAAGAATCTACCGAGCAAATTCTCAAGTATCTGGAGAAGAATAAATTTTTACAATGA
- the trxA gene encoding thioredoxin → MDNINSVNYGTDNFEIDVLERSYKVPVLVDFWAEWCGPCRVLGPVLEKLADENKDRWALVKLNTDKHPELSARYGIRSIPNVQLFVDGKVVDGFIGALPENMVTGWLSKALPGKYHNQVKNAEHLLDEGGIVEAQKILEEVVGAEESNDLAITLLARTYVFSDPHKALEIVDRIGPTSEYSDIAEAIKTFGEMFLYLEDSKPLKEGAVRGRYLSAIKSLRSQNFTDALDSFIDVIRKDRYYDNDGSRKACIAIFRLLGEDHEITRKYRPVFASVLYA, encoded by the coding sequence ATGGATAACATCAATTCTGTAAATTACGGCACTGATAACTTCGAAATAGATGTTCTTGAAAGAAGTTACAAGGTCCCCGTTCTCGTGGACTTCTGGGCGGAATGGTGCGGTCCTTGCAGGGTGCTGGGACCTGTACTGGAAAAGTTAGCTGACGAAAATAAGGACAGGTGGGCTTTGGTAAAGTTGAACACCGACAAACACCCGGAGCTTTCCGCTCGTTATGGCATTCGAAGTATACCGAACGTGCAACTCTTTGTTGACGGAAAGGTTGTGGACGGATTTATAGGGGCATTGCCTGAGAACATGGTGACAGGCTGGCTAAGTAAAGCACTGCCTGGTAAGTATCATAATCAGGTAAAAAATGCGGAGCATTTACTCGATGAAGGGGGGATTGTCGAGGCACAGAAAATTCTTGAGGAAGTAGTCGGTGCCGAAGAAAGTAACGATTTAGCAATTACATTGCTTGCTAGGACTTATGTCTTCTCAGACCCCCATAAGGCTTTAGAAATTGTTGATCGTATAGGGCCGACCTCAGAATATTCAGATATAGCGGAAGCGATAAAAACATTCGGTGAAATGTTTTTGTACCTAGAAGATTCCAAGCCCTTAAAAGAGGGTGCTGTAAGGGGGAGATACTTATCTGCTATTAAGAGCTTAAGATCTCAAAACTTCACGGATGCATTGGATAGTTTCATAGACGTGATTCGTAAAGACCGCTATTATGACAATGATGGTTCGAGGAAGGCATGTATTGCTATCTTTAGATTATTGGGGGAAGATCACGAAATAACAAGGAAGTACCGTCCGGTTTTTGCCAGTGTATTGTATGCGTAA